The genomic window tgaattgagaagaaaacaaagcatactaaactgctaagcatgaatcaaacaataagaaaataaaaagaaccaacagcatcgttttgtatgtgtgggtagtaaacacgttttatttacaaaacacggcggaaaatggcgacaaatttgttgcacagcgacaggtcactttcttcaaccaaggccagtactttcatacatgacaaaggaaagcaaatatggcctgaataataaagttatagtgttcctttgcgtgtctgagtgataaactgttttaaccaactatcttctgaaacgtaattgcactcagcagatttgtcttccgctcataactttcgtgtcacacggtctttgctacaaacagatagatcgcattctcgcagaaaatcattgacaacacagaccagtcatttttagcattgcatttggaaagggctactattatagtgtgttttaagaaagaaaaacattacagtatcggcagaacacgaccaaatgagttttcgtgtcatagcgttatgggcgtgagattgtgttctcacactgtagcaaaatcattgacaacacagacaagtcagttttagcatagacattgggaaaggctactattatagtgtgttttaggaaagaaaaacattatagtatcagcagaacacgaccaaatcatgacaaatgagtttgcgttttgggcgttatgggcgttttttcacactgcagatcatatctcaaaaactacggagtggatctttatgaaatttgatatggatatttttgactggattttctcatagaaggtttttccgtttattgataggacagtttgatgacgtcatattttaccgtttgccaaaaggtcgaggcagcactttcacagttacagtttttcatcaatttgatcgaatttcttaccacacaatctcagatctaggccggattatgggattgcatttcagtttggtcacttaaagttttgttattgaaatgtttgttcgaaatatgtcattttttcaaatttttaaaaactaatatttgaaacaaaaaatgtatattggtgtattccctattgcgtcctgtatctaaaactatatagttttgttgttttgtattgataattatgcttaaaaatgaagaaaaccgataaataaccactatctttatttatgaaaaaagacacttaaaaacaacttctatctattccttaccattttctgattccaaatatatatagtttcatggtgtttgacgttgaaaataggctaaaacttaacaaactcggatcgttgaatggaaattatacttccaagctccgtgcagctgacaacatgataaaaacacgtcatttcaagtgtggaacacgctcatgacgtcatactgaaaggtgatgaattatggcttcaccttgcgatgtttcatttcaaacatggtaacatttttaaaggggtttctttctcagatttctgtttgccctctgtctgtctctctatgtctccgtctgtctgactgattcaattaaatgtgtaattacttagttttgcaaaagtcaaactaagtatgatatacctaattgattcaggtctctaaattcttattgtaaaattgtgagttttattcaaaacaaatttaattggtgttttaaactcaataatggggcatgctgtgatgagcagaagaatgtgtgtttacgagcagaaaaagcccatcaaagtcaagaatcgtgtttttcttttttctattttcaccgtGTAGCTTcctacagacactaagcaacagtgtggTACCACTtacagtgcaatatcttgtactttgtTTTTGACGTCTGTGCAACACTtcattgacccatgatctgagctgttcataTGTAGATGTTGCCCTTTTGAGggcgtgtacgggaacgtgtacgggtaacgtcatcaaatcttgtttttacgtcacgcgtttgccaagatctgcagtcttggtggtagcgaaacaacgtatgcatttggaacattggagaaaaaagtgagtcacgggtgacgcaatatctacacgtacgcgtacatgtctttgctacacgttcgatcatctagaacactgtaaacGACACGgaccaaacaaaccaaaacgtCTCTCTTCTTTTAATCTCTGACGTCAACAGGGAGAAAGTTCAAGGAGACGTCACAAGGCGAATAAGGACGTCGCGGTTACTTTTTGTCATCTCTGACGTATTCGTCTCCAAACGAAATCACGATAAAGTGTTtcgagaatgaagtttgtctcggcgCTTAGTCATAATATTAGGAGGGGAACGTTACTTTTAAGGTCACCACCAGGCTGTGAATGTATCGGTATTGTATATTATTAAGGCTTTGAAGAATCTTCTTTTAGAgttaaacaacaaagtgagtgtCATTCTCTTTCAGACAACGCGGATGCTGGAGATCTTGTACAGAGTATGCTAGAGGTCACCGTGACCCAATCAGACAACAGCACGTGCTTCACGTCCATCAACAGCCCTTACTTTTACCTCCCGCCGCCCAAAATCTGGGTCACCAGCGAAACGCCTCTCCCCGTTCCCATGATGCAGCAGTTTCAGGGCGTGGTCAACGTCTTGATCACCAATCCGGACTCATTGGGAGCTTCGGCCATAGAGGTCAGTATTTTGTTTGGATGTTTTGCATTTTTTGGAGTATTTGTTGACCCTTGAGCAGAGAGTTGCTTTTTAGCGAGTATAATGGAAATAACATGTTAGGAATACAATTGAGGCAACTCTGGATCTGCATCCAAATCCAGATCTAGAGTTGCCTTAACTGTCCCCGTATTCCCGACATGCTTTTTTCCCCATCATACTCGCCAAATCCAAATCCAGATCCAGAGTTGCCTTAACTGTATTCCTGACATGGTTTTTTCTCCATTATACTCGCCAAATCCAAATCCAGATCCAGGGTTGCTTCAACTGTATTCCTgacatgttttttctctccattatACTCGCCAAATCCAAATCCAGATCCAGGGTTGCTTCAACTGTATTCCTgacatgttttttctctccattatACTCGCCAAATCCAAATCCATATCCAGGGTTGCTTCAACTGTATTCCTgacatgttttttttctccattataCTAGCCAAATCCAAATCCAGACCCAGAGTTGCTTCAACTGTATTCCTGacatgtttttttctccattatACTAGCCAAATCCAAATCCAGACCCAGGGTTGCTTCAACTGTATTCCTGacatgtttttttctccattatACTAGCCAAATCCAAATCCAGATCCAGAGTTGCCTCAACTGTATTCCTGACATGTTTTTTTCCCCCATTATACTCACCAAATCCAAATCCAGATCCAGAGTTGCCTCAACTGTATTCCAgacatgttttttttctccatactACTCGCCAAATAGCAACTATGACTGCCCTGGGGTTTTGCTAGGCGACTTGCTTAATATTATAGCGGTCAGGCAGGGAGCGGTCTGGTAAATCCCAGACAAAATACAATTTTGAATTAAAAGTATTGAGGTGAATTCTCCTGAGGAAGAACACTTAATTGTTCTTTAACAATACACTTTTATCGTATTAGAAGTACGGAAAAGCAGATTCTTTGAAACAAGCAAAGCCAAAACGGCTGCACTGTACTCTCTGAATAGCTGTGGATATCATTTTTAGTCGAAATTAACCGTTAATAAAATCGTCTCGAAAATAATACGACCTGCCGGCTTTTCTTGATATCCATTTTCTTCACATGTTTGTTATtctttgctaacagtcagcatatcaGAGGGAACTCGTAAAGAGTACATTTACCATAAACGTCTGATTTTCTCAAGGTACGGACACCATCAGAGGAGTCGTCACGTGAGGTGATTCTGACGATTCAGAGTTTATCTATAGATCACGTGAATGGCTTCACGGACGCGTCTACGAATAAGGCGAAGGACGCATCGCTGTACAAAATGTCCACATTTGGGTAAGTTTTTCAGATCAATTTCTTGTTTTCGGTCTTTCCTTTTGAGCCCTCGGGCGGTTTtgcgagaaagaaagaaatcagttATATTTGCGAATAAAACGGATTTCACGTACACACTTTTGGAGACTCAGCTTTTGAGATAACAGTATGCCGGTTCCTTTTTCCGACATCACTGTCCTCTGCCTGTAGTATGATTGTACGTTTTCAAACAAAGGCCAGTCGTCAAAGAAGGCAAGTGTTTTACTAGATACCAACAGCGTCCCCAGCGGCAAAATTGTGAACCGAATGAATATAATATATGTGCACTGACATCTCCGAAGGGACATAGAGCCGAACCTATCTTTGATTATCCCCGTAGGGACCAACAAAAAGTGGTTTTTACTGACGAATGGTCGTTCCGGAAAATGTAAAACTTACAGGAAAGATCTTAGTCGGGAACCTTATGGGTGGTCGTAATGGGCAAGTGGTCGTTTGTAAGAGTTGGACGCTGTGGAAGGTTTGACTGTATAGCCATCGTGAACCTTTCCCCAGTTCACGCGGACAAtgggcagacacacagacgcgtAGGACGACAGAAGAACCTCTATCTTCACATCTTATTGACAACAAAACCCCACACTTTTCACAGGTCTTTCCAGAAAGACATCGCTCCGAATGGCTGTATTCGCGCCCTCAATCCTATTCCCAGGGGAAAGGGAAAACACACAAAATCGTAGAACAACAGAGAAGCATAAAGAAGAACCCCTCTCTCGCTACAACTCTTAttcacaaaaaacaacaacaacccccaCTTTCCACAGGTCTTTCCAGAACGACACCGGCCAGTTCAGCCTTACGACTCCGACTGGCTGTATTCCCATCCTCTACCCTTTCCCTGTTCTATTGGGGAAAGATACAAACATACAAACTCGTAGAACGACAGATACGCATTCAAAAGAACCTCTAtctacattttgtttgtttgtttgtttgtttatttgttgcttaacgtccagccgattacgcagagccatatcaggacgaggaagggggggatgaagggggccacttgtcaagcgattcctgtttacaaatgcactaacccattacttgtgtcccagcaggctttagtaaaactaaattaatacctactggaagattaccagtttccagtatgttaaaataggcttaacctatctactgctggacttacatcagaacactaacagattaaactatacatgaatcgcgagacaagcggcaagagaagagatttttggaaaaaatacaggtgaatgagcaagaaggcagaaaaaagaaaagaattcatgaagaaaaagagagcatgacaggaaagaggaaccaaaaatctacctaacagcaaactagaaagctcctgcggttccaaaaacaggaggggcttttaatttcataaccgcagtgccccactgcgggatctaTCTACATATCTCATTGATAAAAATACACCTATTTTCAACAGGCCTTTCCAGTACGACATCGGCCAGTTAAGCCTTACGCCTCCGAATGGCTGTATTCCCGTCCTCAACCCTTTCCGTGTTCGCTGGGGGAAAGAGAAAGCACAAATTCGTAGATTGACAGAGAAGCCCGAACCTTTCTCTGCACATCTTGTTGACAAAACACTCCCACTTTCCACAGGTCTATCCAGAACGACATCGGCCATTTAAGCCTTACGCCTCCGACTGGCTGTTGTCCCGTCCTCAACCCTTTCCCTGTTCTATGGGGGAAAGAGAAAACACACAAATTCGTAGATTGACAGAGAAGCCCGAACCTTTCTCTACACATCTtgttgacaaaaaaacaaaaaacactttcCACAGGTCTTTCCAAAACGACATCGGCCAGATCAGCCTTACGCCTCCGAATGGCTGTATTCCCGTCCTCAACCCTTTCCGTGTTCGCTGGGGGAAAGAGAAAACTCAAATTCGTAGATTGACagtgtgatagggtggagtggaagggggaaaaggccaggaagcataaatgagacgccaagacagaggttgcgataacgtgacttttaattaacgtacaccagaaagtagacaccagaaagtagacaccagaaagcagtgtagattctcctcagtgagcacacgtaaAAGGAACACAAAACCTGCTGCTGACGAtagtcgcgaaacacaagagcacaggtttCGGAATTCAGTTACAACCACAAGTCAACCGATTACAACTTCGCGACAAATTTGGTCAGCACTTCGACCGTTCACGTCAACCGACACAATCGGAGCAACACACAGCTCGCAGTGTCACAAATCGCGTTCTCCCCTCTAGCCTAAATGctcagtcttttaaaggctggtcacTTCCGATTCcctgtggcgataagccaataggaaggctacccggtgtcagacaacggggggtgtcgtcttaagattgcctgccaaatgaaagggatcgttaaagaggcAGAGAGCCGTGTCGGTGTcacgcaccggaaatattacgcacaccggataaggctcattagattacaaccagttacaaagaaggggggggggggtaagagactaaaacctccaagccacctggcatcttctatgatgtaccctgtcaaaagaaatgacacccacttgacaaaacaccgagtccaacgatacccagacaggctggcggcacattacataacgaccacctaaatctgagataagaggttagaaaggaatccggtcaagagtctaccctacgatagtaaacacacaataatcctagcgggagacacaacttgggtcaggggaagataatagacaggggaggcaactgggtcgggcaggagataattacacaaaaagactgggtacgccacttggctacaacAGATAAGCCCGACCCTTTCTCTACACATCttgttaacaaacaaaaaaatccactTTCCACAGGTCTTTCCAGAACGACATCAGCCAGATCAGCCTGGCTCCGCTGCAACTGAACGCCGTCAACTTCAGTAATGGCGACCTGGGCATGAAGTTCTCCGTCAGAGCTGAGGACTACAGCCAGCTGAGTGACGGTGACGTCGTCAACGTCAGCGTGGCGATGACGTTAGGACAGGGCGATGACGTCAGTGGAAGGGGCGGGGCTAGTTTGATCTGGGTGAGCTCGGTGGCCGCCACCTTGCAAGCCCCGCCCCTGGAGCTGAAGAGACCCGAGCTGAACCTCACCCTCAGCCAGAAAGCCTCTTGCGCCTACGACGGAGAGTGAGTCCATGACGAATGCTTGGCTTACTTATTTGCACATTCCTAGCTTCTTGTGAGCGAGTTCAATATTCACTACCACATTATGTCTGTTTCACGCTTTAAATGGAAATAAGAATATCCTTTAActtaaacaaaaaagaaagaaacaaatcacttatttatttttttttcagaacTCGGGCCATTATAGATGTCGAACTGTTTCACGACACGACGTCAACCGCTACTGCTTACAATGTTACCGCCCGTGTCTACCTCACTGAGGCAACGACACTGTTGCGTCACACCAGCAGCGAATTGCGTCAGAACTCGCTCTCTGTTGCCCAAACGGCCAACGTCGTATATATCGAAGTAAGAGTCTTTATCTTTCGTTTAGTCCTTAattgcagaagaagaagaagaactgagaagaagaaggagaagaaagaagaagaagaagaacaagaacaagaacaagaacaagaacaagaacaagaacaattctttatttaacgagggtaatagagtaagcagtgatctgcttttttacatctggccctcgccctgaagagggactagtctaaaattgctaaagaataagcaagtaaagaaaactactgctacatgattataataaaatgaaagtaagaacatcaatttacatacaatacattgcttaaatgaaaaatgtaagttcatttgacatgagttaagaattatagagttgattgcactgacgcaacaaagctgtgaatgccatgcccattgacatacactacattcgaaaaaatcagtgtatataaaaatagtaatacattgttaaaaagcaccggttgttggttttaacaaccattctagcgacaacagatgtttatttagacgaagaagaggaagaagaggaagaagaagaagaagaagaagaagaagaagaagaagaagaagaagaaggttttaacaaccattctagcgacaacagatgtttatttagacgaagaagaagaagaagaagaagaagaagaagaagaagaagaagaagaagaagaagaagaagaagaagaagaagaagaagaagaagaagaagaagaagaagaggaagaaaaggaggaagaaaaggaagaagaagagcaagAAAGGATGCAgaaaaagggggaaaactgtgccattatcccagcgaagctggaggtatcccgtgaacgctatactgtaatcgatttgagaaaattaatgtgcacaccgaataatacatgataaagaaggattctttgtgcccggctacgtgctacagttggagatggaagttcaccaaaaattgggaccatactaacaaaaatacggtgggtgcaatagtcgcccccattttttcagcaaacgccacccaaggccgttttggacgggtagaaatcccgtagtttccaagtctatggataaagctcgcgtaagaagaatacgtcacggtcgaaagtctttgacgtcaattaatgcatcatgacgtcatgcctccctgtagtctttctctctcgcgcagtgtgtgtgtttgtgttcattttgtgcacatgtgttagtgttactgtttgtgtgtgtgtgtgtttgtgtgtgtgtgtgtatttgtgtgtgtgtgtgtgtgtgtgtgtgtgcgcgcacgcgtgcatgagtctgtactcgtatgtgtgtggtgtgtgtgtgtgtgtagtgtgtgtgtgtgtgtgtgcgcacgcgtgcatgagtctgtactcgtgtgtgtgtaagtgtgtgtgtgggcataagtgtatgtgtgtgcgtgtatgtgtgtttgtttgtaaaggtgggtatgtccgtctgtccataattATGttcgtatgggtgtgtgtatgaagttttttgtgagagagtgagtgagtgcgtgtgatcatgagtgagtgtgagtatgtgtgtgtcactgtgtgtgacttgtgtgcgtgggtgtgtgtgtgtgtgtttgagagagagagagagtgtgtgtgtgtgtgtgtttgaatgtgtgtgtgcatgagtttgtgtgtgtatgagtgtgtatatgtgtttgtttgtaaaggtgtgtgtgtgtccgactgtctatgtgcgtatgtgtttgattgtttgcttaacgcccagccgaccacgaagggccatatcagggcggtgctgctttgacatataacgtgcgccacacacaagacagaagtcgcagcacaggcttcatgtctcacccagtcacattattctgacaccggaccaaccagtccactaaccccataatgccagacgccaggcggagcagccactagattgccaattttaaagtcttaggtatgacccggccggggttcgaacccacgacctcccgatcacggggcggacgccttaccacaaggccaaccgtgccggtctatgtgcgtataagtgtgtgttttgtgtgtataagatttgtgtgagtcaatgtgtgtgtgtgtgtgtgcacggtgtgtgtgtgtgtgtgtgtctgtgggtgtgtgcgtgcgtacatgcgtgcgtatgtacatgtgtgtgtgtgtgtgtgtatgtgtgggggggtgtctgtttgtataagagagaaagagagagagagagagagagtgggtgggtgggtgtgtgtttgtaaaggtgtgtatatgtccgtctgtctatatgtgcgtatggtggtgtgttttgtgtgtatgaagtgtgtgtgagcgagtgcgtgtgagtgagtgtgtatgtgtgtacgtgtgtaacttggggtatgtgtgtgagtgtgtgtgtgttcgtgtgtgtgtgtgtgtgtttgagagagagagacagacagacagacagacagagagagacagagaaagagagagagaggtttgtctttcgctggggtatgcagtgccttggcgttgcacatctacttaattggaACTGGATTGACACACTGTACTAGTTCTGTTTGGACAGATTGAACGGATGACCTTCAGCGACCCAACGACCGTGACCCTTTCTCTTGACATTGACCTCTCAGACCCAAGGACACGGTTTGCCAAGTACCACGTCATTACTGCTGACGCCATCTTCGCTGACCGTTGGGGGAACACCACTGGAATGTTCACCGCTATCGACTTCGTGTCCCTACAACTGCACACCAGATGCAGTAAGTGTGCTTTGCGTAACTACTGTACACGATGGCTCTAAATTAGTTTGCTGATTCGAGTCGAATATTGCCGTTGGTCTGTCCTGGATATAGAAAACACTCCAAAAAGCGAATACCGGCGAGAGGCAACTTTGATattctgattttgttgttgaaattaaatatttgttaattttgtttaaaggcacattcaGCTTCACGTataccatcagtttctggtcacagacactgtcaggcttttacacacagtacaaacaccctttcgttaaacactcaccgtttgagaacatcctaggtgccctccgtaaagagcaagcgttttcaaagaatttatctCGTGCAGTCAGAACGGATTTACAATGAGacaaatcggacgcctcgttttggcgctagaactaacttttgaaatctaaaaaataaattgacaacttgttacacaaacattcttaaatcataattctcttttcatcaagacaagatcagaacaattcgaagttttgaaagtttgaaaaaaatggaGCCCGGAAACAGCTCACGCAAGGTAGTGTTTTCCAAGCAGACAAATTATCTGCATAGCGCGTGCTTCTTTGAAGCAAACCGCCGCcaataagttcgtgtgactcgcagtcgtttgttgcattttagattcaaaggtacacaataacgtgctatttcAGATACAAGTCGCAttaaaatcacaaactgacgacgaaattgtgaaaaaagggaaagagtgtgacacgggtccacgatggctcagtGGCTGAAATCAAATAAcgcacgaaatctggtgtgtggtttacgcaagctaaaccctaatagtcagtcagtcagatacacacacacacacacacacacacacacacacacacacacacacacacacacacacacacacacacacacacacacacacaaacacacacacacacacacacacacacacacacacacacacacacacacacacacacacacacacaccacgaccctcgtctcgattccccctctatgttaaaacatttagtcaaaacttgactaaatgtaaaaagtacccACTGTGTAACccaattggtttaaacaatgttttattaaatcaaacatgatacaataatacaacgataaacaatagggacacgaactcaagcgaacgcttatattacgcgccctacgtagtagtaaaataacacaaatatgatgtcggacaagcatTACTAAAAAATTGTGGAACTATCTAGATGAAAAGCATATAGTTAAAGcaaatcagaaagaataagaataagctagcgggaggaagaggggggagggtggatgTGGGAGGAAAGAACGGTAGGTACATAtaaaagatgaaggtggttagcgcatacaaaaaagaatatacatagtatATTACAAACCATAATCCTgtggcaaataagcagtagctcgctagatatatatttgaaaaatgcatataaaataaggGTTGTTGGCATGAAAATgggtactgagtcaaatcaacaaaaacgaccagattcatggataaacgattgcacactttcaaaaataagcttgttggtgcagagagaaaggttttcgctaccatttaacaatatttcaacatgtctgtaatttacaggaagtgcgtttatcgtagacaggcgagcatctacgtacaaaggacagtgtgtcaaataatggtcagctgtttcgttcaggtagccgcaagcgcactgtgggtttccctgtaaGTGGCGTTTACACAAGTCAGAATTCAAATTACAAAGTAACCCAATTCAGTCTGGAAAATCCAAGGATGTGCCACTGAAATATGCAGTTTAAGACATGACCTATACACAAGTACGTGTTCAGTGCGCACAGTGGAAACTGGCCCCAGAATCGTAACAGCAAGGACCGTAACAGCAAGGacattttgggtgttttttgtgtcgCAATTTCCAAAGCGACGT from Littorina saxatilis isolate snail1 linkage group LG4, US_GU_Lsax_2.0, whole genome shotgun sequence includes these protein-coding regions:
- the LOC138964322 gene encoding uncharacterized protein translates to MDMIVTDNADAGDLVQSMLEVTVTQSDNSTCFTSINSPYFYLPPPKIWVTSETPLPVPMMQQFQGVVNVLITNPDSLGASAIEVRTPSEESSREVILTIQSLSIDHVNGFTDASTNKAKDASLYKMSTFGSFQNDISQISLAPLQLNAVNFSNGDLGMKFSVRAEDYSQLSDGDVVNVSVAMTLGQGDDVSGRGGASLIWVSSVAATLQAPPLELKRPELNLTLSQKASCAYDGETRAIIDVELFHDTTSTATAYNVTARVYLTEATTLLRHTSSELRQNSLSVAQTANVVYIEIERMTFSDPTTVTLSLDIDLSDPRTRFAKYHVITADAIFADRWGNTTGMFTAIDFVSLQLHTRCSQRLNWTQAGSCVCSHNNTRTDCACCASGACQCGQVNPEMCLPCDRLHLCQPFLKGFDAITELDADDGKTTYICDAYYRYRVWSGGVSCYRRTFNGGSHAWYPISPVVGAITSRDIVTGNLYGISNNGLARMLSVDSSVTWYTMPEDYVSQVPSANIVEATLIPGQLEE